The following is a genomic window from Lysinibacillus sp. G4S2.
TGCAACGGAAATTATTAAAATAAATTATTTTTTATATTGAAAATGATTTTACAAAAGGTTTATAATGATGACAAGAAATTTTAAGAATAATTCAATTCTGATTATTCGGTGATAGGGGGTTTGAACCTGTCGAACATTCAATCATTGTGTAGAAAATATACGAACTTATCTACAACAGATATAGAAAAGTTAATAGAAATAGAATCTACACTAACATATTATGCTGAGTTGACAGATTGTTATATGTTCATAGATTGTATGATGGAAAACTTACCGCATGCAATTGTTGTGGCAGAGGCATTCCCAAAAGAAGAAAGAGGGTTATATGAAAAATCCGTAATTGGCAAATTTGTATTTGAAAGCTTTGAACCAGCAGTATTTGCTGCTTTTAAACATAAAGAAAAATCGTCAATTACTAGAGCGATTACACAGGAAGGTTTAACAGTTGAACAAAACGTTGTCCCTCTATTTAATGACCAACAACAGGTTATTGCAGTGTTAATCCAGGAAAAAAAGGTAGAGATGCAAACAACACCTAAAGATGATTTTCGGAATATGCCATTTGCGTTAATTGAGCATATCGTAGAGCCCAATTCTCAACCGATTCCAGTTGTTTCTGACTTGTTAGTAGAATCAATAATTCTCACAAATCATGAAAATAAAGTCATCTATAGCAATCCTGCAGGTTACCGATTTATATCGGAGCTATCAGGGCTAGAACGTTTTGACAACGTTGCATTGAATAAGATTTTACCTTTTTTACAGGAGGTCTATGATAAAGGCGATGATGTCTTTTTCATAGAAATTACAATAGATCGTAAATCCTTTATTGTGAAAAAGATTCCTATTCGTGATCAAAGCGATAAAGTGACACTTCTCATTATTCATGATCTTACAGAGCTTAAGCTAAAAGAAAATGAACTAATGATGAAAACATTTGCCATTCGAGAAATTCACCACCGTGTGAAGAATAATTTACAGACAGTTACAAGCTTATTACGTTTGCAAATGCGAAATGATTTGTCAGCTTCGAATGCAAGTGCTTTTCAAGAAGCATTAAATCGAATATATAGTATTTCATCTGTCTATGAACTTATTTTAGAAAATGAGGATAACGCTGAAGAGAAAGTAGACGTTATCGCGTTGTCTAAAAAGATTGGACATAAGATGGTTGGGACATCCAACACAACATCTATTCAATTAATCTTTCATCACGATAATGTACAGCTGTTTTGTCATGCTAAAAAAGCTGTTTCGCTCGCGTTAATCATTTGTGAGCTACTGCAAAATGCACTGAAATATGCTTTTACTGATCGTGAGGAGGGAATAATCGATATACAATTTCAGCAGGATGCTTCCACTATTTCACTTCATATTTCTGACAACGGCGTTGGAATGCAAGAGGTGAAGGCATCATTTGGAATGGAGATTATTACAAGGCTTGTTGAATATGATTTAGCTGGCACATTTACAATTATCCCTAGTGAACAAGGTACACATACTCAAATTCAGTTTCCTGTAAGTGAGGAGGTATTTATCCTAAATGTCTAGGAAAGTTATGATTGTCGAGGATGAGTCACTAATTGCGATGGATTTGAAGTTAATGCTAGAAGATAATGGCTACGAAGTGGTAGCACAAGCGAATAATGGAGAATCAGCAATTGAATTGGCTTTTACACATAAGCCAGAGTTAATCTTAATGGACATTAAAATGCCGAAGCTAGATGGTTTAAAGGCGAGCAAAATTATCGAACAACAGGTCGGTATACCAGTGCTATTTATATCAGCTTATAGTGAAAAAGAATTGTTACTATACATGAAGCAGGACAATATTTTAGGCTATGTTATGAAACCGTTTTCTGAGAAAAATGTCCTTCCAGCGTTGGAAGTGGCTTTTCATCAAATTGATAAGTTCAACCGTCTTAACGGGGATTTGCTGCATAAACAAACAGAATTAGAAAAGCGAAAAATAATCGAACGAGCAAAAGGTTTGCTGATGCAGTCAGAAAATCTTAGTGAGGACGAAGCTTATAAAAAAATTCGCAGTGAAAGTATGCAGACGCAACAGGAAATGGTGCTTATTGCAAGGCGCATTATCAATACTTTACAAGTAAATAGTTGAAGCAAAGACGCTTTAAAGAGGTTTCCTCTTTAATGCGTCTTTTTTCATATAGATAAAAAAGATAGATAAAAATAAAGGGGTGGTGAGAAGGATGGCAATGATAGGAACGGTTATCGTTTATATTATTATGATTTGTGCAGTTTTAGGGGCATTCGGAGCAATTCGGGATGCTGAATATGGTATCGGTAAAGAGTTTATGAATGGTATTCATACGGTTGGACACATTTTTGTACCTGCTGCAGGGATCATGGCAGCTATACCTTACTTAACGTGGTTTATAAGTCATTTTATTAGTCCAATTTTTGAGTTGATTGGTGCTGATCCTGCAATTGCAGCAACGACAATTTTAGCTTCAGACATGGGAGGATATCAATTAGCAAATGCGTTAAAAGAGTCCTATGAAGGATG
Proteins encoded in this region:
- a CDS encoding histidine kinase N-terminal domain-containing protein, with protein sequence MNLSNIQSLCRKYTNLSTTDIEKLIEIESTLTYYAELTDCYMFIDCMMENLPHAIVVAEAFPKEERGLYEKSVIGKFVFESFEPAVFAAFKHKEKSSITRAITQEGLTVEQNVVPLFNDQQQVIAVLIQEKKVEMQTTPKDDFRNMPFALIEHIVEPNSQPIPVVSDLLVESIILTNHENKVIYSNPAGYRFISELSGLERFDNVALNKILPFLQEVYDKGDDVFFIEITIDRKSFIVKKIPIRDQSDKVTLLIIHDLTELKLKENELMMKTFAIREIHHRVKNNLQTVTSLLRLQMRNDLSASNASAFQEALNRIYSISSVYELILENEDNAEEKVDVIALSKKIGHKMVGTSNTTSIQLIFHHDNVQLFCHAKKAVSLALIICELLQNALKYAFTDREEGIIDIQFQQDASTISLHISDNGVGMQEVKASFGMEIITRLVEYDLAGTFTIIPSEQGTHTQIQFPVSEEVFILNV
- a CDS encoding response regulator, giving the protein MSRKVMIVEDESLIAMDLKLMLEDNGYEVVAQANNGESAIELAFTHKPELILMDIKMPKLDGLKASKIIEQQVGIPVLFISAYSEKELLLYMKQDNILGYVMKPFSEKNVLPALEVAFHQIDKFNRLNGDLLHKQTELEKRKIIERAKGLLMQSENLSEDEAYKKIRSESMQTQQEMVLIARRIINTLQVNS